The sequence below is a genomic window from Flavobacterium keumense.
CCTCATGACGCTAATGATGCCAATCCTGGGTCGGCTTTAGCCAATAAATCCGCTAAATTTAGATTCTATGGAATAGCCTCTCATGCTGGAATGGCTCCCGAAAAAGGGCGATCTGCCTTAGACGGAGTTGAAGCGATGGACATGATGGTAAACATGATGCGCGAACATATCCCTTCGGATGCGCGGATTCATTATGTGATTACCAATGGTGGAAAAGCACCCAATGTAGTGCCTGATTTTGCCGAAGTCTATTACTATGTGCGTCACAGTAACCGAAAAACAGTACTCGAAATTTTTGATCGTATTACTAAGGCGGCCGAAGGAGCTGCTCTAGGAACAGGAACCAAAATGGAATACGAACTCATTGGTGGTACACACGAATTACTTCCTAATATAACACTCCAAAAGATGATGTATGCTAATTTGGTCAAAGTAGGAGGTGTTACTTATACCCAAGAAGAAAAAGAATTTGGAAACCAAATCATCCAATCCTTAGGAATTGAAAACGGTAGTTTGGAAAAGGCGAGTAGCATTCAACCCTACAAACCTTTAGACCCTAGTTTCGGTTCAACAGATGTGGGCGATGTGAGTTTTACCGTTCCAACTGCAGGCATGAGCAGCGCTACTTGGGTTCCTGGCACTCCCGCTCATAGTTGGCAAGCCGTTGCCGCTGGTGGAACAGACATTGGAAACAAAGGTATGATGGTCGCTGCCAAAACTATTGCCTTAACAGCGATCGATTTGTTTTTAAACCCTTCCCAAATTTTGAAAGCCAAAACAGAATTGGAAGAAAAAAGAGGAAAAGATTTTAAATACATTCCGCTTCTTGGCGACAGAAAACCTGCTTTGGATTATAGAAAATAAAAGAAAAATTATTTGATTTCTCTGATTTTAATATTGCGTAAAGCCACGCCTTTTGCCCAATCTTGAAAAGCTATTTTTCCACGAACTGCTTTTCCAAAAGAAGGGAAATTACCCAATTTGCTTGCTGCAATTAATTGTTTCCAACGATCTGTTTTCATGTCTTCGTGACCTGTTTCGATTCCGTTTAGCCAAAAGGTAATGACTCCGTTTTGTTGCAGAATTCGAGAACTATTCCATTGCCCTGAAGGTTTTGGTTGAACCGGATGTAACAAAGGTGATAAGCTATAGATACAGCCTGCAGCGTGTTTGCCGTCTTGAAGATAATCTTTAGGCATATTGGCATTGTCTAATAATTGGTATTCTGGACCTGTAGTCCAAGCGGTTGGAAATTCAGGTGCTTCTTGCACATTGATAAACACTCCGCTATTTCCTGCTTCTGAAATTTTCCATTCAAAGGTAAAATCAAAATTCTCATATTGATTGTCTGAAACCAAGTCCCCTCGTTGTACTTTCTCTGTATTTGGATCGCAAACCAATTCGCCATTTTTAACTGCCCAAGCCGACTTGATGTTTCCTTCGTTATACAAATGCCAACCCGCAGTGGAGTGACCATCAAAAAGTAATTGCCAACCATCCTGTTTTTCGGCTTCGGTTAATGTATTTGCATTTGTTTTTTCTTGAGAATACATCCCGCAACTTATTGCGATTAAAAGAAACGAAAATAGGTGTTTTTTCATGGCCTATGGTTTTGTTAATTGGTTTTAAAAGTATATACAACACTGGTGGACGTGTTATTCCCGTCGCTAGTGACTACTCTCCAATAGTAAATAGTGTTGGGATTTACCGAAACTTCTTTGGACTTAGCGGTCAAATTTTTATTAGTATCTAGCGGAGTTTGTTTCCCATCAATGGTATCAAAATATAGCGTATAGGTCAACGCACTTCCTTCTACATCACTAGTTTCCCAAGTTAGGGTTACTTTACCATCGACTGGAGTAGTAACAACTCCTGGTAACGGACTCACCGCTGCTGCAGGGAATGGCGCATAATTAGTTACCCCATTACCCGCTAAATAAAATTTCCAAGTGTCACTAACGGTCGTTGTCGTTCCTTTATTTTTGGAGGTAATAGTCCAAGAATATGGTACACCTCGGGTAAGAGTTACGTCTTTGGACGTGGTTGTAATTCCTGTCTGGGAGGTTACTTCCTGAGTATTCAAATTGATAATTTTTAAATCGTAGCTTTCAGTATCCGACGTACTGTTCCAACTGAAAGTAACTGTACTTTGAGTAGTGGAACTATTGGTGCCATTTTCGCAGGTTTTATTATTCACAGGGGCTATTAAAACTGATTTTCCTGGCGAATTAATAATAGGTGTTGAAGGTCCTGAATCACTACCTCCACACGATGTTATAACAATCAAAAAGAATAGACCTATTAAAGTTATTGCTGTTTTCATACTGTTATTGTTTTATTACTTTAATGGTTTCATTAATCGTTTTGCTTTTCAGATGTACCAGATACAAACCTACGGGATACGGACTCAGATTCAAATCTAGTATTCTTCCCTCAGGAACTGATTTTGAAACAACTGTTACCATTTGACCCGAAAGATTTGTAATGGTTATGGCAACATCATTATCGAATCCCGCTACATATATGTGCATAATCGCGGGTAGGATTTGGATATACAATTACTTTTTCGCTTACAAAGATACTATCTGTGATTTTTCCTTGACAATTCAAATCAGTAGCAATACTAATGGTGTTTTGGCCTGAAACTAAGTCTAATGTAATTTCGTTAGTCATATACGTTTGAGTAATTCCATTAAGCGTAACGGTGTAACTCGATGCATCACTCAAAGTATAGGTTACTTGTTTATCGTTTGTACTTATTTTGTTTGTAGCCAATAAAGGTGTTGGCTCAGTTACTTTTAACGTATAGCATTGTAAATAATTCGTTTTTCCTTGAATACTAATACAAACTTCATAGTTACCGGGCGCCAAATTTTGCACTTGATTTTTAAAACTATTAGCCGAATTCAATTCAAAACCCGTTTGACCATTTATTGTAACGGTATAAGTGTAATTTGTATTGGTTGCACTTACACTAATGGCTCCATTTTGTTGACCAACACAAGAGGTAGCTGTGGCTATAACTGCATAATTATTGGACGGTAAAACAAAAATTTCACACCCATTAAAATCGACTGTTACTCCTGTTCCCGAATTAGGACAAAGATCAATATCGTCCCTGATTCCATCTCCATCTGTGTCTGGTGCTACGGTAATTTTAATTACTGCCGATGTACTTCCTCCTGAATTAATAGCACTGATAGTATAATTAGTTTGGACAATAGATGCTGTTGGTTTACCCGAAATAATTCCGGTACTTGTACTAAAATTCAAACCCGAAGGTAAGGCTGGACTAATCGAAAATGAAGTAGCTGGATTACCTGATAATTGAGGTGTAATTGCTGCAATAGTTATTCCTTGTGTGAACAAATAATCTGTTGGATTAAATGCAATTACAGGTGGAGAATAATAAAAAGTATAAGGTGCCGAATTTACCCCACAAGCATTGGTCACAACAACATTACCACTACTATTTCCCGAAGGAAAACTAACTACAATAGTCGTGTTGGTTGCGCTTACAATAGTGCCTGCAACACCTCCTATACTTACAGTAGGTTGTTGACCTCCAACAATAAAATTAGACCCGCTAACAGACACACTATTAGGCGTTACAACAGTTACATTGCTGATTGTTGGCACATCGTTTATGGTTAAAGTTCCTGTAGCAGAAACAGCGTTACAACCCACTATTAAATTAACTACATAAGCAAATGTTCCTGCTACTGTTGCCGAACCACCGATAGTAATTGTATTGGCAGACCAAGTTCCTGTTACACCTGATGGCAATCCTGAAAAAGTAGCTCCTGTAGCACCAACAGTGCTATACGTAATGGGTGTAATTGGTGTATTGATACATTTTGTTTGTGTCTCGGTTCCTGCTGCCGAGGTACGTGCCATTGAAGGAATTAAACTTCCTGTATTGGCATAGACAACGGGACGAATTCTCAAATTAGCTACAGAAGTCCAAGTAGTTCCATTAGTCGAAGTATAGGACCTACTACTGTTTGTGGTTTCTTGGCCTAAACCAAAAGTATCTGTTGAGCCGGGAACTAAAACCAAAAAATAATCCGTCGTATTGGCAACCGTAACATTTAAAGAACTCAAATCAAAATAGTTCCAAGTGTTTTTTGAAATTTTAGACGCAGTAATTGGCAATGAACCTATCAATGTTCCTGGAACCCCTGCATTATTAGTTCTCAACTCAACTGTAAGACTAGTAAGTGTGTTCCCTGTTGTGGTTTTAAAATAAACACCCCCTAGATTTCCTTCTGAGGTAGAAGTAAAACGCAATGCAGCCCTTTTAGAAGATAAATTGTATGAATAATTAGTGGAAAACCCGTAAGCTTGTTCATAATTATAGGTTGTTCTAGCCAATGGTTGACAATACGAAAAACTAGAAGCGGCTTTATACACATCTATTTTTCCACTTCCCCAAGTATTGTTATCTGTTGTTCCCGTGAAAGACTCTTTAGTTGCTGTTGTTGTTATGGCTGTTTTAATTTGATCAAAACTAGCCGTTGGCTTTTTTTGTAATAATAACGCAACACATCCAGCCACAGCAGGAGAGGCCATACTTGTACCTTGTTCAACTTGATACAAACCATTAACTACCATATAGGGTGAGCTATTAGCTAACCCTGAATCAGAAGATAAACAAGAAACCACAGCTTGTCCATTGGCAGTGATATTGGGTTTTTGCACATTGTCTCGTCGGGGACCAATAGAACTAAAGCCACAGATATCATCTTGCGTACCATTAGTATAATTATATCCCGCAAATCCTGTAGATGTTCCTCCATACCAATCCATCTTTGCCATATAAGCCCCTACAGTAATTGCTTTAGTTGCAGAACCTGGTGTTCCTACCAAATAATTACTATCTCCTCCCGTTAGTGTCATGTTTAAGAAATCATCCCCTTTGGTATCTAACCATCCATCAATAGTTAATGAATTTGCGGTAGCATTGGTTAAAGAAATAGTCCAAGTACCAGAAACATCTGTAGCAGTAGTAGATCGTGTCACATAAACCTGCACTTTTCGATCACCACTTTCAGGGTCAATATAATTTGACAAATAGACTCTTGCTTTTCCTCCAAAAACAGAAGCCCCATTATTTGAGAGCGAACTCGATTGAGTCCCATCGGGTGCCGTTACAATAGCACTTAAGGTACTCGTATCATTTGCGTATAAAGTAAACTGAAATACATCGGTTGAAGTGCTAGCTGATGCCACTGGCACTTGCATACTAATTGCTGTACTGGCATTTCCTGCCAAAGGTATTTGTTTGTGAAGATTTTCTCCATTTTCATTACCAGAAGCCACGACTACTATACGTCCTGCTGCAGTATCTGTAAAATTATCTATGGCCCGTTCAAGAGGATCTGTTCCGTCGTGTGCACCATTCTGTGAACCGAGACTTAAATTAACCACAATAGGTTTACCCATACTTGTTGCTAAATTTTTTAAATAATCCAAGGCCAAAATTAGATTTGAAGTATCAAAAGAACCATCGCCTGCTTTTACGATAACAATGTCGGCATTGGGAGCTAAGCCTGCATATTTAGAACTCAAAGCTGCTCCATTTCCTGTTGCGATTCCTGCAACGTGAGTACCGTGTCCATCTATATCTTTCTCTCGAACAAACCCGGCTGGCGTTCCATCAATTTCGTCATTGATTTGAGTTTGGGTATATTCCACTCCAACGTTAAATCCTGCTGGAGCGGATTCGCCTGTTATTGGAGTTAGTGTTTGATCCCAAATTCGTAAAATTCTACTTTTAGTTTGGTCTGAAATACTTCTAAAATCAGGGTGATCCCAGTCAATTCCGGTATCAATTATAGCTACAATCACACCATCTCCTTTATAAACGGTATTGTCTAATTTCCCAGCATGTAAAAGAGCCGCACCTGTTGAGGCAACAGAAATATCATTGTTCTTCTTTAGAATTTTCGGACTGTCTACAAAATCTACCTCGGCCAAAGCTGCTACTTTCGAAATTTGATCTAAGTTAAGCCAAGCTGTAACAAATGAGTTATGAATACTTTGAACCGTAATTCCATTCGTTTTTAACACTTCGGGCGATTGGGTGTAAATAATACAATTATATCCTGATTCATTTACCCCTGTGAATTGATTTTTTCTTCTAGATTCGGGTTTAGCAAATAAAGATGGTACGGCAGAATCTATATTTTTAGTGCGTTGTCGCTCTTTTAAAAATCGAAAAGCCGGAGCCATTTTTTCATTGTTTTGACCAAACAAAACGATTGTTATCAATAAAAAAATAGTGCTAAAAATAATATTTCTGTTACTACTCATGGCTTTGGAAAATTTATAAACTACCAATTGTTCTAGAGACAGCCTGATAATTTTTGTATAATAAACAGTAAATTTATGGTATTTAACTCAATTGCCTTTCAGAAAATTTAAAAAAGAAAAAGCAGATTGTCAAATAA
It includes:
- a CDS encoding amidohydrolase, translated to MKKVQHILFFLLFSGVVFAQKTDKILSNLNAKKDFYGTIAQQIWHFAEMGYQEEKSAALLQQTLSNEEFKITKGVAGIPTAFIAEYGEGLPVIAILGEYDALPGLSQEAVTEKKSAGKAAGHACGHHLFGTASTAAAIEVKNWLKTNHKKGTIRFYGCPAEEGGSGKVYLVREGLFNDVDAALHWHPHDANDANPGSALANKSAKFRFYGIASHAGMAPEKGRSALDGVEAMDMMVNMMREHIPSDARIHYVITNGGKAPNVVPDFAEVYYYVRHSNRKTVLEIFDRITKAAEGAALGTGTKMEYELIGGTHELLPNITLQKMMYANLVKVGGVTYTQEEKEFGNQIIQSLGIENGSLEKASSIQPYKPLDPSFGSTDVGDVSFTVPTAGMSSATWVPGTPAHSWQAVAAGGTDIGNKGMMVAAKTIALTAIDLFLNPSQILKAKTELEEKRGKDFKYIPLLGDRKPALDYRK
- a CDS encoding 3-keto-disaccharide hydrolase; translated protein: MKKHLFSFLLIAISCGMYSQEKTNANTLTEAEKQDGWQLLFDGHSTAGWHLYNEGNIKSAWAVKNGELVCDPNTEKVQRGDLVSDNQYENFDFTFEWKISEAGNSGVFINVQEAPEFPTAWTTGPEYQLLDNANMPKDYLQDGKHAAGCIYSLSPLLHPVQPKPSGQWNSSRILQQNGVITFWLNGIETGHEDMKTDRWKQLIAASKLGNFPSFGKAVRGKIAFQDWAKGVALRNIKIREIK
- a CDS encoding T9SS type A sorting domain-containing protein, whose translation is MHIYVAGFDNDVAITITNLSGQMVTVVSKSVPEGRILDLNLSPYPVGLYLVHLKSKTINETIKVIKQ
- a CDS encoding S8 family serine peptidase, giving the protein MAPAFRFLKERQRTKNIDSAVPSLFAKPESRRKNQFTGVNESGYNCIIYTQSPEVLKTNGITVQSIHNSFVTAWLNLDQISKVAALAEVDFVDSPKILKKNNDISVASTGAALLHAGKLDNTVYKGDGVIVAIIDTGIDWDHPDFRSISDQTKSRILRIWDQTLTPITGESAPAGFNVGVEYTQTQINDEIDGTPAGFVREKDIDGHGTHVAGIATGNGAALSSKYAGLAPNADIVIVKAGDGSFDTSNLILALDYLKNLATSMGKPIVVNLSLGSQNGAHDGTDPLERAIDNFTDTAAGRIVVVASGNENGENLHKQIPLAGNASTAISMQVPVASASTSTDVFQFTLYANDTSTLSAIVTAPDGTQSSSLSNNGASVFGGKARVYLSNYIDPESGDRKVQVYVTRSTTATDVSGTWTISLTNATANSLTIDGWLDTKGDDFLNMTLTGGDSNYLVGTPGSATKAITVGAYMAKMDWYGGTSTGFAGYNYTNGTQDDICGFSSIGPRRDNVQKPNITANGQAVVSCLSSDSGLANSSPYMVVNGLYQVEQGTSMASPAVAGCVALLLQKKPTASFDQIKTAITTTATKESFTGTTDNNTWGSGKIDVYKAASSFSYCQPLARTTYNYEQAYGFSTNYSYNLSSKRAALRFTSTSEGNLGGVYFKTTTGNTLTSLTVELRTNNAGVPGTLIGSLPITASKISKNTWNYFDLSSLNVTVANTTDYFLVLVPGSTDTFGLGQETTNSSRSYTSTNGTTWTSVANLRIRPVVYANTGSLIPSMARTSAAGTETQTKCINTPITPITYSTVGATGATFSGLPSGVTGTWSANTITIGGSATVAGTFAYVVNLIVGCNAVSATGTLTINDVPTISNVTVVTPNSVSVSGSNFIVGGQQPTVSIGGVAGTIVSATNTTIVVSFPSGNSSGNVVVTNACGVNSAPYTFYYSPPVIAFNPTDYLFTQGITIAAITPQLSGNPATSFSISPALPSGLNFSTSTGIISGKPTASIVQTNYTISAINSGGSTSAVIKITVAPDTDGDGIRDDIDLCPNSGTGVTVDFNGCEIFVLPSNNYAVIATATSCVGQQNGAISVSATNTNYTYTVTINGQTGFELNSANSFKNQVQNLAPGNYEVCISIQGKTNYLQCYTLKVTEPTPLLATNKISTNDKQVTYTLSDASSYTVTLNGITQTYMTNEITLDLVSGQNTISIATDLNCQGKITDSIFVSEKVIVYPNPTRDYAHICSGIR